A single genomic interval of Mycolicibacterium sp. MU0053 harbors:
- the ampC gene encoding class C beta-lactamase — protein MFGRRIAHPALAALLALTLLLASCTPSTEEDPGTAPPGGLASAVDAAYGPLLDEYDVPGLAVAVSVDGRQHFFEYGVASTATRAAVTADTLFEIGSVSKTFTALLAALAQERGVLSLTDHPGTHLPELRERPIDEATLLNLGTYTAGGLPLQFPDTVTDEASMTAYFQQWTPTAPPGRVREYSNPSIGLLGHATAAAMDQDFATAIESGLFPALGLTHSYLKVPDAENAEYAWGYNKAGEPVRVNPGVFDAQAYGVKTTAADLISFVDANMRPEDLEPELRRAVEATHARHFAVGEMVQGLGWEQYRYPVSLDSLLAGNSSTVSAQPQPVTAVSAQESSTATLFNKTGSTDGFGAYVAFVPEQRIGIVMLANKNVPIPARITAAHAVLDQLAGP, from the coding sequence ATGTTCGGTCGACGCATTGCGCATCCTGCGCTCGCCGCGTTGCTGGCGTTGACGTTGCTGCTGGCATCCTGTACGCCCAGCACCGAGGAGGACCCCGGGACGGCACCGCCGGGCGGGCTCGCCTCGGCCGTCGACGCGGCGTACGGCCCCCTGTTGGACGAGTACGACGTGCCGGGGCTGGCCGTCGCGGTCAGCGTGGACGGTCGGCAGCACTTCTTCGAATACGGCGTGGCATCCACGGCCACCCGTGCCGCGGTCACTGCCGACACCTTGTTCGAAATCGGTTCGGTGAGCAAGACATTCACCGCGTTGCTGGCGGCATTGGCGCAGGAACGCGGCGTGCTGTCGCTCACCGACCATCCCGGCACGCACCTGCCCGAACTGCGTGAGCGCCCGATCGACGAGGCCACGTTGCTCAACCTGGGTACCTACACCGCGGGTGGACTGCCGCTGCAGTTCCCCGACACGGTCACCGACGAGGCCAGCATGACGGCCTATTTCCAACAGTGGACGCCGACCGCGCCACCGGGTCGGGTGCGCGAGTACTCGAATCCCAGCATCGGGTTGTTGGGCCACGCCACCGCGGCCGCCATGGATCAGGACTTTGCGACGGCGATCGAATCCGGGCTCTTTCCCGCGTTGGGGCTCACGCACAGTTACCTCAAGGTGCCCGACGCCGAAAACGCCGAGTACGCCTGGGGATACAACAAGGCAGGCGAGCCGGTCCGGGTCAATCCGGGGGTGTTCGACGCGCAGGCCTATGGCGTCAAGACCACCGCCGCCGACCTGATCAGCTTCGTCGACGCCAATATGCGACCCGAGGACCTCGAACCGGAACTGCGCCGCGCGGTCGAAGCCACCCACGCCCGGCACTTCGCCGTGGGTGAGATGGTGCAGGGTCTGGGTTGGGAGCAGTACCGGTACCCGGTTTCACTCGACTCATTGTTGGCGGGCAACTCGAGCACCGTCAGTGCCCAACCGCAGCCCGTGACGGCGGTGTCGGCGCAGGAGTCGTCGACCGCGACGCTGTTCAACAAGACCGGTTCCACCGACGGCTTCGGCGCCTACGTGGCCTTTGTCCCCGAGCAGCGGATCGGCATCGTGATGTTGGCGAACAAGAACGTCCCGATCCCGGCCCGCATTACCGCGGCGCACGCCGTCCTCGATCAGCTGGCCGGCCCCTGA
- a CDS encoding glycoside hydrolase family 65 protein: protein MNADPRFPVEPWQLRETSLDLDLLARSESLFALSNGHIGLRANLDEGEPYALPGTYLNSFVEQRPLPYAEAGYGYPETGQSIIDVTNGKVLRLLVDDEPFDVRYGELLEHERTLDLRAGTLTRRARWCSPAGKKVAVRSTRLVSLPQRAIAAIEYIVEAVDEYCLITVQSELVANEDQPEPSADPRVAAILRKPLESVAHEGSGHEAVLVHRTRVSDLTMAAAMDHLVEVPGRVEVSTESSPDLARTTVICGLRPGQQLRIVKFLAYGWSSLRSRPALRSQIAAAISAARYTGWQGLLDAQRNYLDDFWDCADVEVEGDPPLQQAVRFGLFHVLQASARAERRAIPGKGLTGTGYDGHAFWDTEGFVLPVLTYTAPDAAADALRWRASTLELAKQRAAELDLTGAAFPWRTIRGEECSAYWPAGTAAWHINAVVAMAFERYRLVTGDHSLEAECGVAVLVETARLWNSLGHHDRHGVWHLDGVTGPDEYTAIVRDNLFTNMMAAHNLKAAAGACRRNPEIAEQLGVTGEEAESWRAAAKAVAIPFDHELGVHEQSEGFTRLREWPFDENAKYPLLLHQPYVRLYPSQVIKQADLVLAMHWLGHQFTDEQKARNVDYYERRTTRDSSLSACTQAVMCAEVGHLELAHAYATEAALIDLRDLHHNTGDGLHMASLAGAWTALVDGFGGLRDDEDILTFKPALPQRISRLAFRLRWRGFRLKVDITADTTTYTLRDGPDGRIKIRHCEQELELTTRGAVTVPTHRREPMLPPPSQPPGRAPIYLRD, encoded by the coding sequence GTGAACGCCGATCCGCGGTTTCCGGTGGAACCCTGGCAGCTCCGCGAGACCAGTCTCGATCTTGATCTGCTCGCCCGCTCCGAGTCGCTGTTCGCATTGTCCAACGGGCACATCGGATTACGGGCAAACCTCGATGAGGGTGAGCCGTACGCCCTGCCCGGCACCTATCTCAACTCGTTCGTAGAGCAGCGTCCGCTGCCGTATGCCGAGGCCGGCTACGGCTATCCGGAGACGGGCCAGTCGATCATCGATGTCACCAACGGCAAGGTGCTGCGACTGCTGGTCGACGATGAACCATTCGACGTCCGCTACGGCGAACTGCTCGAACACGAGCGGACCCTGGACCTGCGTGCCGGCACCCTGACCCGGCGGGCCCGCTGGTGTTCGCCGGCCGGCAAGAAGGTCGCCGTGCGCTCCACCCGGTTGGTGTCGCTGCCCCAGCGCGCCATCGCCGCGATCGAGTACATCGTCGAAGCCGTGGACGAATACTGCCTGATCACCGTGCAATCGGAGTTGGTGGCCAACGAGGATCAGCCCGAACCTTCGGCCGACCCGCGCGTCGCGGCGATCCTGCGGAAGCCCTTGGAATCGGTCGCGCACGAAGGTTCCGGGCACGAAGCCGTCTTGGTGCACCGGACCCGCGTGAGCGATTTGACGATGGCCGCGGCAATGGATCACCTGGTCGAGGTGCCCGGCCGCGTCGAGGTGTCAACCGAGAGCAGCCCGGATCTGGCCCGCACCACCGTGATCTGCGGGCTGCGGCCCGGCCAGCAGTTGCGGATCGTGAAGTTCCTGGCCTACGGCTGGTCCAGTCTGCGGTCCCGACCGGCGCTGCGCAGCCAGATCGCCGCCGCGATCTCGGCGGCGCGCTACACCGGCTGGCAGGGTTTGCTCGACGCGCAGCGCAATTATCTCGATGACTTCTGGGACTGCGCCGACGTCGAGGTCGAGGGCGATCCGCCGCTGCAACAGGCGGTCCGGTTCGGACTGTTCCACGTGCTGCAGGCCAGCGCCCGGGCCGAGCGCCGCGCCATCCCGGGCAAGGGCCTGACCGGCACCGGCTACGACGGGCACGCGTTCTGGGACACCGAGGGATTCGTGCTCCCGGTCCTGACCTATACCGCGCCGGATGCCGCGGCCGACGCCCTACGCTGGCGCGCTTCGACCTTGGAACTGGCCAAGCAGCGCGCGGCCGAACTCGATCTGACCGGTGCCGCGTTCCCGTGGCGCACGATTCGCGGTGAGGAGTGCTCCGCGTACTGGCCGGCCGGCACCGCGGCCTGGCACATCAACGCCGTCGTCGCGATGGCGTTCGAGCGCTACCGATTGGTCACGGGCGATCACTCGTTGGAGGCCGAGTGCGGCGTGGCGGTCCTGGTCGAAACCGCGCGGCTGTGGAACTCGCTGGGCCACCACGACCGACACGGTGTCTGGCACCTCGACGGCGTCACCGGACCCGACGAGTACACCGCCATCGTCCGCGACAACTTGTTCACGAACATGATGGCGGCGCACAACCTGAAGGCCGCCGCGGGGGCATGTAGACGCAACCCCGAGATTGCCGAACAGCTCGGGGTCACCGGCGAAGAGGCCGAAAGTTGGCGTGCCGCAGCCAAAGCGGTAGCCATCCCGTTCGATCACGAACTCGGTGTGCACGAGCAGAGCGAGGGCTTCACCCGGTTGCGGGAGTGGCCGTTCGACGAAAACGCCAAATATCCGCTCCTGCTGCACCAACCCTACGTCCGGCTCTATCCATCGCAGGTCATCAAGCAGGCGGATCTGGTGTTGGCCATGCACTGGCTGGGCCATCAGTTCACCGATGAGCAAAAGGCGCGCAATGTCGACTATTACGAGCGTCGCACCACCCGCGACTCGTCGTTGTCGGCCTGCACGCAGGCGGTGATGTGCGCCGAAGTGGGTCATCTGGAATTGGCACACGCCTACGCCACCGAGGCGGCGCTGATCGACCTTCGCGATCTGCACCACAACACCGGCGACGGGTTGCACATGGCCTCGCTCGCCGGCGCGTGGACCGCGCTCGTCGACGGCTTCGGCGGGCTCCGCGACGACGAGGACATCCTCACCTTCAAGCCAGCTCTGCCACAGCGCATTTCACGATTGGCGTTTCGCTTGCGTTGGCGCGGATTCCGACTCAAGGTCGACATCACCGCTGACACCACGACCTACACGCTGCGCGACGGGCCCGACGGCCGGATAAAGATCCGGCACTGCGAGCAGGAGTTGGAGTTGACCACCCGCGGCGCGGTAACCGTACCGACGCACCGCCGCGAGCCCATGCTGCCGCCGCCGTCACAACCGCCCGGACGTGCGCCGATCTACCTTCGCGACTAG
- the usfY gene encoding protein UsfY produces MGDTTHDPVDHARTTRPRAGEAMKDGKNLPGLITMGLGVAALVICLFLFAAGHPTAGIVAAVAAALLMGGALTWMFFTHRRVSRLQHQWAAEHPEAAEPPRTS; encoded by the coding sequence ATGGGTGACACAACTCATGACCCGGTCGATCATGCTCGCACCACCCGGCCGCGCGCCGGCGAGGCGATGAAGGATGGCAAGAACCTGCCGGGGCTGATCACGATGGGGCTCGGCGTGGCTGCGCTGGTCATCTGCCTGTTCCTGTTCGCGGCGGGGCACCCGACGGCCGGAATCGTGGCCGCCGTGGCGGCCGCGCTCCTCATGGGCGGCGCGCTGACCTGGATGTTCTTCACCCACCGCCGGGTGAGCCGACTGCAGCACCAGTGGGCGGCCGAACATCCCGAGGCAGCCGAGCCGCCCAGGACAAGCTAG
- a CDS encoding DUF7218 family protein, which translates to MPNSSIKNEKLYEDLREDGNSKEKAARIANAAAARGTSAVGRKGGKSGSYEDWTVPELKKRAKELGMSGYSDLNKDKLVAKLRNH; encoded by the coding sequence ATGCCGAACTCGTCGATCAAGAACGAGAAGCTGTACGAGGACCTGCGCGAAGACGGCAACTCCAAAGAGAAGGCGGCGCGGATCGCCAACGCCGCGGCGGCCCGTGGCACGTCCGCGGTCGGCCGTAAGGGCGGCAAGTCCGGATCGTACGAGGACTGGACGGTTCCCGAGCTCAAGAAGCGGGCCAAGGAACTCGGCATGTCGGGTTACTCCGACCTGAACAAGGACAAGTTGGTCGCCAAGCTGCGCAACCACTGA
- a CDS encoding endonuclease/exonuclease/phosphatase family protein, translating into MRVATFNILHGRTVGDGVYPERLRACVQQLDPDVLALQEVDLHQHRSGRIDLTQVAAEAMGAVAHRFVAAIAGTPGATWMAATGLEQPGTAAYGIALLCRYPVTDWRVVRLPRIPVRLPLFLRGPNRITMVDEEPRTAVIARMDTPLGALSVATAHLSFIPGSNRRQLRHLVRELQALPGPRLLIGDLNLGPAAARRWSGMRALASAHTFPGHAPQHQLDHILTDAPDLRAAGCAAPPALLSDHRPLVVDIR; encoded by the coding sequence ATGAGGGTTGCGACATTCAACATCCTGCACGGCCGCACCGTCGGCGACGGTGTCTACCCCGAGCGACTGCGGGCGTGCGTGCAACAACTCGATCCCGACGTGCTGGCGTTGCAGGAGGTGGATCTGCACCAACACCGTTCCGGCCGGATCGATCTCACCCAGGTGGCTGCGGAGGCGATGGGGGCGGTGGCGCACCGGTTCGTGGCCGCGATCGCCGGCACCCCGGGAGCGACCTGGATGGCGGCCACCGGCCTCGAGCAACCCGGCACCGCGGCATACGGCATCGCGCTGCTGTGCCGATACCCCGTGACCGACTGGCGGGTGGTGCGGTTGCCGCGAATCCCGGTGCGGCTGCCGCTGTTCCTGCGCGGACCCAACCGGATCACCATGGTGGACGAGGAGCCCCGCACTGCGGTGATCGCCAGGATGGACACGCCGCTGGGAGCGCTGTCCGTGGCGACCGCGCATCTGTCGTTCATTCCCGGTTCCAACCGCCGGCAATTGCGCCACCTCGTCCGGGAACTGCAAGCGCTGCCCGGACCCCGGCTCCTCATCGGCGATTTGAACCTGGGGCCGGCCGCTGCGCGCCGGTGGTCCGGGATGCGGGCTCTGGCGAGCGCGCACACCTTCCCCGGCCACGCGCCGCAGCACCAGTTGGATCACATTCTGACCGACGCGCCCGACCTGCGCGCCGCCGGATGTGCGGCGCCGCCGGCACTGCTGTCCGATCACCGTCCGCTGGTGGTCGACATCCGGTAG
- a CDS encoding CsbD family protein, whose amino-acid sequence MADNSGPQEGIKGIVEDAKGKAKEAVGTVTGRDDLTKEGKAQQDKADAQRDVAQKEAEAESARGAAKAAEKRQEAEQ is encoded by the coding sequence ATGGCCGACAACAGCGGTCCGCAAGAAGGCATCAAGGGCATCGTCGAGGACGCAAAAGGCAAGGCCAAGGAAGCGGTCGGCACGGTGACCGGTCGTGACGACCTCACCAAGGAGGGCAAGGCCCAGCAGGACAAGGCCGACGCTCAGCGCGACGTCGCGCAGAAGGAGGCCGAAGCCGAGTCGGCGCGCGGGGCCGCGAAGGCCGCCGAGAAGCGCCAAGAGGCCGAGCAGTAA
- a CDS encoding heme-binding protein translates to MNSTSETLRRSRRATLAGCVVGGIALAGLAAPVASAAPCSVSEAAGTISSVSGAASQYLAAHPGADRVLSDARTQPREEARTTVRNYFTANPGEYMDLKNITAPLVDLRNRCGSAGVPGDLVDAFNEFQAG, encoded by the coding sequence ATGAATTCGACCTCTGAAACCCTGCGTCGAAGCCGCCGCGCGACGTTGGCCGGCTGTGTTGTCGGTGGTATCGCGTTGGCCGGCTTGGCCGCACCGGTGGCCTCGGCCGCACCCTGTTCGGTCAGCGAAGCGGCCGGCACCATCAGTTCGGTGTCCGGTGCCGCCAGCCAATACCTGGCGGCGCATCCCGGCGCCGACCGGGTGCTCAGCGACGCGCGTACCCAACCGCGCGAAGAGGCCCGGACGACGGTGCGCAACTACTTCACCGCGAACCCGGGGGAGTACATGGATCTGAAGAACATCACCGCGCCGCTGGTGGATCTGCGGAATCGCTGCGGTTCCGCCGGAGTCCCCGGCGATCTGGTGGACGCGTTCAACGAGTTTCAGGCCGGGTGA
- a CDS encoding flavodoxin family protein, whose protein sequence is MPDTGQPLQALALVCSLKPSPAPSSSALIAEHVFEHLRASGVECEAVRCVDFDIAPGVETDMGGSDQWPSLRSKVLAADILLLSTPVWLGHPSSITQRVLERLDAELSNTDDAGRPVLAGRVAIVSVVGNEDGAHKVIADVLQGLNDVGYSVPAQGSTYWNGRAMESVDYQDLDEVPPPVASATAAAARNAVHLAGLLRQAKYPAYQ, encoded by the coding sequence ATGCCCGACACCGGACAACCGTTGCAAGCGCTCGCACTGGTATGCAGCCTGAAACCCAGTCCGGCGCCCTCGAGTAGTGCGCTGATCGCCGAGCACGTCTTCGAACACCTGCGCGCCTCGGGAGTCGAGTGCGAGGCGGTCCGTTGCGTGGACTTCGATATTGCCCCCGGTGTCGAAACCGACATGGGCGGCAGCGATCAGTGGCCGTCGCTGCGGTCGAAGGTCCTCGCCGCGGACATTCTGTTGCTCAGTACCCCGGTGTGGCTGGGGCATCCCTCCAGCATCACGCAGCGGGTGTTGGAACGGCTGGATGCCGAATTGTCCAACACCGACGACGCCGGTCGACCGGTCCTCGCCGGCCGGGTCGCGATAGTCAGCGTCGTCGGTAACGAGGACGGTGCGCACAAGGTCATCGCCGACGTGCTGCAGGGACTCAACGATGTCGGGTACAGCGTTCCGGCGCAGGGCAGCACCTACTGGAACGGCCGGGCGATGGAGTCCGTGGACTACCAAGATCTCGATGAGGTGCCGCCGCCGGTGGCCTCGGCCACCGCTGCCGCCGCCCGTAACGCCGTGCACTTGGCCGGTCTGCTGCGACAGGCGAAATACCCCGCCTACCAATGA
- a CDS encoding beta-phosphoglucomutase family hydrolase, with translation MSNHDQPAGPTPLGLPRSVRACLFDLDGVLTDTASVHHKAWKTMFDEFLLSVDTGQRPFDDADYRAYVDGKTRDRGVLSFLTSRGLTLPGGAADDGPDAVTVHGLANRKNVVFQRLLRSDGVTVFEGSRRYLRAVRDAGVAIGVVSSSANAAAVLDLAELTRFVDCRVDGVTIRTEGMPGKPAPDSFLRAAELLGVAAVDAAVFEDAIAGVQAARAGGFGIVVGVDRIGDPEALRENGADLVVADLAELLGSR, from the coding sequence ATCTCGAACCACGACCAGCCCGCGGGGCCCACGCCGCTGGGGCTACCCCGCAGCGTCCGCGCCTGCCTGTTCGACCTCGATGGCGTCTTGACGGACACCGCCAGCGTGCACCACAAGGCCTGGAAGACGATGTTCGACGAGTTCCTGCTGTCGGTCGACACCGGTCAACGGCCGTTCGACGACGCCGACTACCGCGCCTACGTCGACGGTAAGACGCGTGACCGGGGTGTCCTGAGCTTCCTGACGAGCCGGGGCCTGACGCTGCCCGGCGGCGCCGCCGACGACGGCCCCGACGCGGTCACGGTGCACGGCCTGGCCAACCGCAAAAACGTCGTCTTCCAACGCCTGCTGCGTTCCGACGGGGTGACCGTTTTCGAGGGTTCGCGGCGCTACCTGCGCGCGGTGCGCGACGCCGGGGTCGCCATCGGCGTGGTGTCCTCGAGCGCCAACGCCGCGGCGGTGTTGGACCTCGCGGAGCTGACCCGGTTCGTCGACTGCCGGGTTGACGGGGTCACCATCCGCACCGAAGGAATGCCGGGGAAACCGGCGCCCGACTCCTTCCTGCGGGCCGCCGAACTGCTCGGGGTCGCGGCCGTCGATGCGGCGGTGTTCGAGGACGCGATTGCCGGCGTTCAGGCCGCCCGCGCCGGCGGCTTTGGCATCGTGGTGGGCGTGGACAGAATCGGAGACCCCGAAGCACTGCGCGAGAACGGCGCGGATCTGGTGGTCGCCGATCTGGCTGAATTGCTGGGATCGCGGTGA
- a CDS encoding DUF1059 domain-containing protein: protein MKTHLNCPCGESIVGTDEDDLVEKTQKHLAANHPEHEYSRDEILFIAY from the coding sequence ATGAAGACTCACCTGAACTGTCCGTGCGGAGAGTCCATCGTCGGGACCGACGAGGACGACTTGGTCGAGAAGACCCAGAAGCACCTGGCGGCGAACCATCCGGAGCACGAGTACAGCCGCGACGAAATCCTGTTCATCGCCTACTGA
- a CDS encoding cysteine hydrolase family protein produces MTDTAVLVIDMMNAYQHPDADLLIPNVAKIIDPVADVIKRAHDRDDVDLVYINDNYGDFSAQPSDLVRAALDGARPDLVEPVVPPPGCDFVTKVRHSVFYATALEYLLSRLDTKRVVLVGQVTEQCVLYSALDAYVRHFELVVVRDGVAHIDAEMGSAAVAMMERNMGASIVSAAQCLPG; encoded by the coding sequence ATGACCGACACCGCGGTCTTGGTGATCGACATGATGAACGCCTACCAGCACCCGGATGCGGACCTGCTGATACCGAATGTCGCCAAGATCATCGACCCGGTCGCCGACGTGATCAAGCGGGCTCATGACCGCGACGACGTCGACCTGGTGTACATCAACGACAACTACGGCGACTTCAGCGCCCAGCCCAGCGACCTGGTGCGGGCCGCACTGGACGGTGCGCGGCCCGATTTGGTGGAACCGGTGGTGCCGCCGCCGGGGTGCGACTTCGTAACGAAGGTGCGCCACAGCGTCTTCTACGCCACCGCGCTCGAATATCTGCTATCCCGCCTGGACACCAAGCGGGTGGTGCTGGTCGGGCAGGTCACCGAACAATGCGTGCTGTACAGCGCCCTCGACGCCTACGTGCGACATTTCGAACTGGTGGTGGTCCGCGACGGCGTCGCCCACATCGACGCGGAAATGGGCAGTGCCGCGGTGGCGATGATGGAGCGCAACATGGGCGCCAGCATCGTCTCGGCGGCGCAGTGCCTGCCTGGATGA
- the phoU gene encoding phosphate signaling complex protein PhoU, whose translation MPTRSAFRKRLDALTEDTSAMCALAGSVMAQATTALLRYDEFDSAAMQDDLAELHMKHRKVERSALVTLACEAPVARDLRYVVSALHIASDADRMGELAAHVARTVHRRRPAPVVTESVAGYFEAMGRLVVDLAHAAAAVVVDGDIVRADRIRQTDDSVDELHRRLFAVLMSRDWDGGVQQAVDLILLGRFYERFGDHATAIADWIEFRTTGNSPLRGDTAC comes from the coding sequence ATGCCCACGCGCAGCGCCTTCCGAAAACGTCTCGACGCGCTCACCGAGGACACCAGCGCCATGTGCGCCCTCGCCGGTTCCGTGATGGCGCAGGCGACCACGGCGTTACTGCGGTACGACGAATTCGACTCCGCCGCAATGCAGGACGATCTCGCCGAGCTGCACATGAAGCACCGCAAGGTGGAGAGATCGGCACTGGTGACGTTGGCCTGTGAGGCCCCGGTCGCCCGCGATCTGCGCTACGTGGTGTCCGCTTTGCACATCGCCTCGGACGCCGATCGGATGGGTGAACTCGCTGCGCATGTCGCGCGGACCGTGCATCGTCGTCGGCCCGCACCCGTGGTCACCGAGTCGGTGGCCGGCTACTTCGAAGCGATGGGCCGGCTGGTCGTCGACCTCGCCCACGCGGCGGCCGCCGTTGTTGTCGACGGCGATATCGTCCGCGCCGACCGGATCCGGCAGACCGACGACTCCGTCGACGAGTTGCATCGGCGACTGTTCGCGGTCTTGATGAGCCGGGATTGGGACGGTGGCGTACAGCAGGCCGTCGACCTGATCCTGCTGGGCAGGTTCTACGAGCGGTTCGGTGACCACGCCACCGCGATTGCGGATTGGATCGAGTTTCGCACCACCGGAAACAGCCCGTTGCGTGGCGACACCGCCTGCTGA
- a CDS encoding alpha/beta fold hydrolase: protein MDQVRYLDLHGDRIAYRDSGDAGGAETLLLVHGMSGSSATWRDIMPALAEGRRVVAPDLLGHGQSDKPRGDHSLSASAVWLRDFLDALKIARVTLVGHSLGGGIGMQFAHQHRDRCDRVILIGSGGLGREPSWMLRALAAPGAEYLLPAVTPRPVLTAGNVVRGWLAGAGVRSQRGAQLWSAYSKLSDADTRHAVLSTVRSAADVRGQAAASALDRPQPSSQMPVLLLWGEQDPVVPVADGHAAHQVLPNSRLEVLPAAGHAPHVEVPDEVVDLIEDFLATTERRSVMLTRC from the coding sequence ATGGACCAAGTTCGTTACCTCGACCTGCATGGCGACCGCATCGCCTACCGGGATTCCGGTGACGCGGGCGGAGCCGAGACACTCCTGCTCGTCCACGGCATGTCGGGTAGTTCCGCGACGTGGCGCGACATCATGCCCGCGCTGGCCGAGGGGCGCCGCGTCGTGGCTCCCGACCTGCTCGGCCACGGACAATCCGACAAGCCGCGCGGCGACCACTCGCTGAGCGCATCGGCGGTGTGGCTGCGCGACTTTCTCGACGCGCTCAAGATCGCGCGGGTCACCCTCGTCGGGCACTCGCTCGGCGGCGGGATAGGGATGCAGTTCGCCCACCAGCACCGCGACCGCTGCGATCGGGTGATCCTGATCGGCTCCGGCGGGCTGGGCCGGGAGCCGAGTTGGATGCTGCGAGCACTGGCCGCCCCGGGTGCCGAATACCTGCTCCCGGCGGTGACGCCCAGGCCGGTGCTGACCGCAGGCAACGTCGTGCGCGGCTGGCTTGCCGGCGCCGGCGTGCGCTCGCAACGCGGAGCGCAACTGTGGAGCGCCTATTCCAAGCTTTCGGATGCCGACACCCGCCACGCCGTCCTGAGCACCGTGCGCTCGGCCGCGGACGTCCGCGGCCAAGCCGCGGCGAGCGCGCTCGACCGCCCGCAGCCGTCGTCGCAAATGCCGGTGCTACTGCTGTGGGGTGAGCAGGACCCCGTCGTCCCCGTCGCGGACGGGCACGCCGCACACCAAGTCCTGCCCAACAGCCGGCTGGAGGTGCTGCCCGCGGCGGGCCACGCACCGCACGTCGAAGTCCCCGATGAGGTGGTCGACCTCATCGAGGACTTTCTCGCCACTACCGAGCGGCGATCGGTGATGCTGACCCGCTGCTAG
- a CDS encoding CsbD family protein, whose translation MADNNSGPAEAVKGVVEGVKGKAKEVIGTVAGRDDLQREGQAQQDKADAQREAAQKEAEAESARATAKANEARQRAEQG comes from the coding sequence ATGGCGGACAACAACAGCGGGCCCGCGGAAGCGGTCAAGGGCGTCGTCGAGGGCGTCAAGGGCAAGGCCAAGGAAGTGATCGGCACCGTCGCGGGCCGTGACGATCTGCAGCGCGAGGGGCAGGCCCAGCAGGACAAGGCCGACGCCCAGCGCGAGGCTGCGCAGAAGGAAGCCGAGGCCGAGAGCGCCCGCGCCACCGCGAAGGCGAACGAGGCCCGCCAGCGGGCCGAACAGGGGTAG